The following are encoded together in the Iodobacter fluviatilis genome:
- the rfbF gene encoding glucose-1-phosphate cytidylyltransferase, with translation MKVVILAGGLGTRLGEETDVHPKPMVEIGGRPILWHIMKMYSHYGYNDFVILLGYKGNLIKEFFANYFLYQGDVTIDLSNNQIEVHRNQSEPWKVTLLETGLKSQTGGRILRARDYLGDEDFMLTYGDGVSDIDIAALLAQHQQHDGLVTMTTVQPEARFGMVDPDSAGFIREFKEKPISDQAWINGGFMVCRSGVFDYIKEGDLTIFERLPLEELASDGKLLAYRHRGFWKCMDTLRDKIQLNQLWDQGKAPWKQWDELG, from the coding sequence ATGAAAGTAGTCATTTTAGCCGGTGGTTTAGGCACTCGTTTAGGTGAAGAAACTGACGTGCATCCTAAGCCTATGGTTGAAATTGGCGGGCGGCCTATTTTATGGCACATCATGAAAATGTATTCGCATTATGGTTATAACGACTTTGTTATTTTGCTGGGGTATAAAGGAAATTTAATTAAAGAGTTTTTTGCTAATTATTTTCTTTATCAGGGTGATGTAACCATTGATTTAAGTAATAACCAAATTGAAGTGCACCGCAATCAGTCAGAGCCATGGAAAGTTACTTTATTAGAGACGGGTTTAAAAAGCCAAACTGGCGGGCGTATTTTGCGTGCCAGAGATTATCTGGGCGATGAAGATTTTATGCTGACGTATGGTGATGGTGTTTCAGATATTGATATTGCCGCCTTACTGGCGCAGCACCAGCAGCATGATGGCTTGGTCACGATGACGACTGTTCAGCCTGAGGCTCGCTTTGGTATGGTCGATCCTGATTCCGCTGGGTTTATTCGCGAATTCAAAGAAAAACCGATTTCTGATCAAGCTTGGATTAATGGCGGCTTTATGGTGTGCCGCTCAGGCGTGTTTGATTATATAAAAGAGGGCGATCTGACTATATTTGAGCGCCTTCCTCTCGAAGAATTAGCCAGCGATGGCAAACTACTTGCCTACCGGCATAGAGGTTTCTGGAAGTGCATGGATACCTTGAGGGATAAAATTCAACTTAATCAGCTTTGGGACCAAGGTAAAGCGCCTTGGAAGCAATGGGATGAATTGGGCTAA
- the rfbG gene encoding CDP-glucose 4,6-dehydratase yields the protein MFADCYRNKKVFITGHTGFKGSWLSLWLSQLSAKVYGYALAPLEGERSHYAKLALPLESNVADICDFARLSAALQDASPEIVFHLAAQPLVLESYRDPVTTWNTNVMGTVNLLEACRHVPSIKAVVVITTDKCYQNQEWSWPYRECDALGGHDPYSASKAAAELVVASYRASFSPQDLSRSLLIATARAGNVIGGGDWAQDRLVPDAVRAVQAGRYVEIRNPKAVRPWQHVLEPLSAYLLIGQHLLAGNEGAAKAWNVGPSERDVASVAGVLDGLGQYWPELKWQGTAALAHETQALRLDSSQIATALKWSPVWPLSRALAETAAWYRRGDSAYLHSLPQLHAYIADAAAANLGWAI from the coding sequence ATGTTTGCTGATTGCTATCGTAATAAAAAAGTATTTATCACTGGGCATACTGGTTTTAAAGGTAGCTGGCTAAGTCTGTGGCTAAGCCAATTATCCGCCAAGGTGTATGGCTATGCTCTGGCTCCTTTAGAGGGGGAGCGTTCGCATTACGCTAAGCTTGCTTTGCCTCTTGAATCAAACGTGGCAGATATTTGTGATTTTGCAAGGCTGAGTGCCGCTTTGCAGGATGCTAGCCCAGAGATTGTCTTTCATTTAGCCGCCCAGCCTTTGGTATTAGAGAGCTACCGCGACCCTGTAACGACGTGGAATACCAATGTGATGGGCACGGTGAATCTACTGGAAGCTTGCCGCCATGTGCCTTCGATTAAGGCTGTGGTGGTGATTACCACGGATAAATGCTACCAAAATCAAGAATGGTCTTGGCCCTATCGGGAGTGCGATGCCTTGGGCGGGCACGATCCTTATAGCGCCTCGAAAGCGGCGGCTGAGCTGGTGGTTGCATCTTATCGCGCTAGTTTTTCGCCGCAAGATTTGTCTCGATCGCTGTTGATTGCAACGGCCAGAGCGGGCAATGTGATCGGAGGTGGTGATTGGGCGCAAGATCGATTGGTGCCGGATGCCGTGCGTGCGGTACAAGCAGGGCGCTATGTGGAGATTCGCAACCCCAAGGCGGTGCGGCCTTGGCAGCATGTGCTTGAACCTTTGTCTGCTTATTTATTGATTGGGCAGCACTTACTTGCAGGCAATGAAGGTGCTGCGAAAGCTTGGAATGTGGGGCCGAGTGAACGGGATGTGGCCTCTGTGGCTGGGGTATTAGATGGGCTTGGTCAATATTGGCCTGAGCTGAAATGGCAGGGAACTGCAGCCCTCGCACATGAAACGCAAGCTTTGCGGCTGGATTCATCGCAGATTGCGACAGCATTAAAGTGGAGTCCTGTCTGGCCACTGTCACGTGCATTGGCTGAAACGGCAGCTTGGTATCGGCGTGGCGACAGTGCTTATTTGCATAGCTTACCGCAGTTGCACGCTTATATTGCTGATGCTGCGGCGGCCAATTTGGGCTGGGCTATTTAA
- a CDS encoding dTDP-4-dehydrorhamnose 3,5-epimerase family protein codes for MRILPLDIAGAAILESDRHGDERGGFARWFCEHELSAVLNGASIRQMNHSTSLQCGTVRGMHFQYAPQAEKKIIRCLAGRIFDVVLDLRAGSETFLQWRGVELSGGDDRALLIPEGCAHGFQTLSDQVQMLYLHTAFYAPELEAAVAYNDPRVQIAWPLPITVVSDRDRQHPYLPVDFFGITL; via the coding sequence ATGCGAATTTTACCCTTAGATATTGCCGGTGCAGCCATCTTAGAATCTGATCGCCATGGCGATGAGCGTGGTGGTTTTGCACGCTGGTTTTGTGAGCATGAACTGAGCGCAGTATTAAATGGCGCGTCGATTCGGCAGATGAATCACTCGACCAGTCTCCAGTGCGGCACGGTGCGAGGAATGCATTTTCAGTATGCGCCGCAGGCAGAGAAAAAGATTATTCGCTGCCTAGCAGGACGTATTTTTGATGTGGTGCTCGATCTACGTGCCGGGTCGGAGACGTTTTTACAGTGGCGCGGGGTGGAGTTGTCTGGGGGCGATGATCGCGCTTTACTTATCCCAGAAGGCTGCGCACATGGCTTTCAAACACTGAGCGATCAGGTGCAAATGCTCTATTTACATACTGCTTTTTATGCGCCAGAGCTTGAGGCCGCTGTGGCCTACAATGATCCTCGTGTGCAAATTGCTTGGCCCTTACCCATTACGGTAGTGTCAGACAGAGATCGTCAACACCCTTATTTGCCGGTAGATTTTTTTGGGATAACGCTATGA
- a CDS encoding class I SAM-dependent methyltransferase — MKCRHCESPLQLDLIDLGFAPPSNAYLGADDLCRPELYYPLRVKVCESCWLVQTEDFAQRDAFFNADYAYFSSVSSSWLAHAQSYVDMICERLKLDAQSQVWEVAANDGYLLQYVAARGIPCLGIEPTSGTAAAARAKGLTIEEIFFGKASAIELRTRYGSADLIVANNVLAHVPDINDFVSGLALALASTGTITLEFPHLLELIAHTQFDTIYHEHYSYLSLLSVQKILAAAGLRVYDVERLPTHGGSLRVYACHQETTQAELPAVASLLEKEQAAGLNRAACYQQFQQQAIRLRLDLNAFLLEQYRLGKRVLAYGAAAKGNTLLNYAGIDAVLLPMVADAAPSKQGKLLPGSHIPIITPAELIAARPDYVLILPWNIKAEVMRELAAIREWGGQFVVAVPSMELL, encoded by the coding sequence ATGAAATGTCGCCACTGCGAAAGCCCATTACAGCTGGATTTGATTGATTTAGGCTTTGCGCCGCCCTCTAATGCCTATCTGGGGGCGGATGATTTATGCCGCCCCGAGTTGTATTACCCGCTGCGGGTGAAGGTGTGCGAAAGCTGCTGGCTGGTGCAGACCGAAGATTTTGCCCAGCGCGATGCGTTTTTTAATGCCGATTACGCCTATTTTTCCTCGGTGTCTTCATCTTGGTTGGCTCACGCTCAAAGCTATGTCGACATGATCTGTGAGCGGCTAAAGCTTGATGCCCAATCGCAAGTCTGGGAGGTGGCGGCTAACGATGGTTATCTCTTGCAATATGTGGCGGCACGCGGCATTCCCTGCCTAGGCATCGAGCCCACGAGTGGTACGGCCGCAGCAGCAAGGGCCAAAGGGTTGACCATTGAAGAGATATTCTTTGGCAAAGCCAGCGCAATCGAATTACGCACACGCTATGGATCTGCGGACCTGATTGTGGCTAATAATGTGCTGGCCCATGTGCCGGATATCAATGACTTTGTCAGTGGATTAGCTCTGGCATTAGCAAGCACAGGCACGATTACCCTCGAGTTTCCTCACCTTTTAGAATTAATTGCCCATACCCAATTCGACACAATTTATCACGAGCACTATTCCTATCTTTCGCTACTTTCAGTGCAAAAGATCTTAGCTGCTGCAGGTTTACGGGTTTATGACGTTGAGCGCCTGCCTACTCATGGAGGAAGCTTACGTGTGTATGCCTGCCATCAAGAGACCACTCAAGCCGAATTACCTGCTGTAGCGTCTTTGCTTGAAAAAGAGCAGGCCGCAGGGCTGAATCGTGCCGCGTGCTATCAGCAGTTTCAACAGCAAGCGATTCGCTTACGCCTCGATTTAAACGCCTTTTTACTTGAGCAATATCGCTTAGGTAAACGCGTATTAGCCTATGGCGCGGCAGCCAAAGGCAATACTCTGCTTAATTATGCTGGCATCGATGCGGTGCTTTTGCCCATGGTGGCTGACGCTGCGCCATCTAAGCAGGGTAAGTTATTGCCCGGTAGTCATATTCCTATTATTACGCCCGCAGAGTTAATCGCCGCGCGCCCAGACTATGTACTGATTTTGCCTTGGAATATCAAAGCAGAAGTCATGCGAGAGCTGGCTGCGATCAGAGAATGGGGCGGGCAGTTTGTGGTGGCTGTACCCAGTATGGAGCTGTTATGA